In the genome of Thalassophryne amazonica chromosome 6, fThaAma1.1, whole genome shotgun sequence, the window ttttttatatttgtggagatggatttgttaccaGCCCAGGAAGCTGCTAAAATCTACCACACTAATTATGTGAGGAACTCCAGAGCCATCGGTGTCATGTGGGCCGTGTTCACCATCTgcttcaccatcatcaccatggtGGTCTTCATCCAGCCCTACTGGATCGGAGACAGTGTCGACACCCCGCAGGCTGGTTACTTTGGCCTCTTCCACTACTGCATAGGCAACGCATTGACCTCGGAGCTGATCTGCAAAGGCAGCGTGCTGGACTTCGGCTCCATCCCATCACCAGCTTTCAGGACTGCGATGTTCTTCATTGGAACATCCGTGCTGCTGGTGGTGGGCACTATGGTCTGTTttagcctcttcttcttctgcaaTGCTGGCAATGTCTATAAGATCTGTGCCTGGATGCAGCTGGCATCAGGTAAGACATTTACACCTTCTGAAACAGTTGTGTTGAAGGAAGCATAACTGATATTTGAGACTTGGTAGAAGTATTGGTTGGGATTTTATTAATCCTTCTGTTATTCTGTTGTGGCACAACTACAGTACAATTTGAACTCTGTGAAGTGGAATAAACTTGGCCATACATCTCATGCTTTAATTATTAATGTTACTgctgtaataaataaatacattttaaaaaaagaagaaaagaaacagaGTGATTCTTTGTCAGCATCTCCAAGCACACAGTGTCAAGTGAAGGTCCAAATCAAGGAAATGGCTTTTGGTGGAAAAATAAAAGGGTAAATATTATTTAGTACGTGATTTGGGGTTAAAATCCTAACTCGCATCAAATGCTAGGATTTCTGGAAAAGTACTGAAGGCAAATGAGAACTTTTTAACTTTGTATGATAACAGAAATTTTCCTCACGTTAGTACAAATTTCACTAATTTCATAACAATTTAAACACAGACTATATTTGAATATaaaaaaattcacacaaaaacactgaTTGTGAAGTTCAGGGGAAGGTGTTAAATTCATCCTGTCACAACTCACCTTCACACCTCTCACATTTCAGCCACGGTTTGTTTGTACCATCTGCTGCTCCCAGTAAATAGGAATCCAGTTTCAGCCCAAAGCCTGACACATCTGGTGGTAGACCGATTACATGTAACAAGATCAAGTACGTTATCTGAGCTGAAGCTGACTCTGGAACACAAAAGGGCTTTTAAAAACTAGTACTAATGTAGAGTACTAGTGTTTGATCCTTACTCTGGCTACTtccatttttgattttgttcagggtcacaagATCCAGTATGGACCACatgatgatttggcacaggttttacactgggtgCACTGCAGACACATGAAGAATGAGGTATGGGTGATGTTCCACCATGGGCCTTTTGTTTGGGAGGCACTAGCTGCTTGTGCCACACTGTTGCATCCTACAACATGATGCCCGACACTGCTAATTCAAATTACAGTCCTTTGAGCAAGAGGGAACAATCCCCGAGTAACCAAagcaaattgttttttgtttttttaccctcTTGAGAAATTTGATCAACGTATGTTGTGCAAACAttactgggtgattcttagactacgggcacttattatgtcctttgatcatattttatgaaaaacagaaaaaaggggaaatttcacacttttatagttatctttacaatgaaagtgtgttacgaaatttgttctagtagtctatgatgactttttcaccttttttcagcatcattatatgcaaatattgccgttttgtgcttgtcccacacccagacttttgaacttcaatgataaaaatgaatggtaaagaaaagttttttctaatgttttaaaatatctctgaataaaatatcagtaaaataatcaaaacataattggggtattcaatgtcatacaactgttgtgatttttttttaacaaaatgtagttgtcccacactattgccgtaatttccaccacgaacactgtaatgtccctttaaacagtttgtatgaaagattgtttgggtagtttctatggagacaaacagtgacatcagagcacatgtatatagtgccaaatcacaacaaacagttgccccaaggtgctttatattgtaaggcaatggtgtggtggaaattacatttacaaggcaaatagtgcccgtagttaaagaatcaccctactaCGAGCATCCTTTTCTCACATGCACCGTAAACATTCACTTTACACAGCTGCAGGCTCCTCTCCCTGATCACACAGTGCTTATCTTTTGCACACCAATGACATTTCTTATTCCTCCTCTGCAGCTGTGCTAATGGGAATGGGCTGCATGATATACCCAGATGGCTGGGACTCCCCAGAGGTAAAGAGGATGTGCGGCCAGAAGACAGATAAATATTCTCTAGG includes:
- the lhfpl5b gene encoding LHFPL tetraspan subfamily member 5b; its protein translation is MDLLPAQEAAKIYHTNYVRNSRAIGVMWAVFTICFTIITMVVFIQPYWIGDSVDTPQAGYFGLFHYCIGNALTSELICKGSVLDFGSIPSPAFRTAMFFIGTSVLLVVGTMVCFSLFFFCNAGNVYKICAWMQLASAVLMGMGCMIYPDGWDSPEVKRMCGQKTDKYSLGNCTVRWAYILAIISILDALLLAFLSFTLGNRQDKLLPDDFEVEGAENS